TTAAAGATACGATTGAACTCCCGATTTTGCATCCTAAACTCTTTGAACAGTTCCAATATAACGCACCGAAAGGCTTCCTTCTCCACGGTCCGCCGGGATGTGGAAAGACGCTCATCGGCAAGGCGACTGCTTACAACCTAACCCAACGGCTCCAAAAAGAGAGCGGAGAGGATGTTGAAGGGTGTTTCCTACATATCAAGGGACCTGAGATCCTTAATATGTGGCTCGGTGAATCTGAGCGGAAGGTAAGAGAGATTTTTCAGATTGCCCGTGAGAAAAAGGAAGATGGCAAGCTCGCATTTGTCTTTATAGATGAGGCAGAGTCGATATTAGGGACACGGCGTGCCCTCCGGTCGCATAGCATCTCCAATACGCTCGTCCCGATGTTCTGTGCAGAGATGGACGGTATTGAATCTTTGCAGGATGTTGTTATCATCCTTGCGACAAACCGTCCGGACCTGATTGACCCTGCCATTTTGCGTCCGGGTCGCATTGATAGAAAAATTAAAGTGACCCGTCCAGATGCAGACGCTGCGAAAGACATCTTCCGCATCTATTTTACCCCTGAGTTACCTATCGCTTCAGAGTTGCTTGATAGAGAGAGCGAAGCGGCACCGGTAGAGGGTGAAACGCCACCGGAAGTTATCCCAGCTGAGAAGGCGGTGACTGATTTAATCGAACAGGTGGTTGATGAAATGTTCCGTGAGGATGAGGACAACCGCTTCCTTGAGGTTTCTCTCAGGAGTGGAAGACGTGATGTTCTCTATCGGGGACATCTGTGCAGCGGTGCTATCATTGAGTCTATTGTTCAGAGAGCGAAGGAGTCTGCGCTCAAGCGTGCAATTGAAAATCCCGAAAAAGAGAGTGGTATCTCGCGCGCAGATCTATTGAATGCGCTTGCCGCGGAGTATCAAGAAAGCGAAATTTTCCCACCAACTGAGGCAACTGAGGATTGGCTCAAGCTCCTTGATTACGATCCTGCGAATGTTGTTAAAGTTACGCCTATCAAAGCTGAGAAACAGGAGCGACGCAGAGCGTCTGGCTCGCGTGTCATTTAGGAGATATTATCAGTCGTCAGAGAAGTAGCCGTCGGCAAAAATGGCTGACGGCTGTCGGCTATCAGCAAAGAAACGTTGTGGCTGTTATCATTTGCGTTATTGCCACAAGTCCCCTCTTACTGATGGCTGACGGAAACCGACCTCTGATGGCTGATGGCTGATAGCCAAATGGAAAGACTTTTTGGGATCGAAACTGAATACGGAATAACGCTCGAGAATGAAGCGCACATTGATGCCGTCAAGCAGTCGATTGAGTTAATAAAAAGTTATCGTCAGGAGGATTTTCGACCGGTCTGGGACTACCGCGGGGAAGACCCTTTTCGAGATGAACGCGGCTTTCGCGCCAGTTCACTTTCAAATCATCCTGATGAAAAAGAGGAAGAGGAACGCGACCGGAAACGTAATACGAAAGAGCGGCTCTCTTTTGCTGAAATCAAGAGCGATCATATCCTTGTCAACGGTGCGAGGCTCTACAACGACCACGCACATCCGGAGTATTCCACACCTGAGTGCAGTCGTCTGTTTGATCTTGTCGCACATGATAAGGCCGGGGAACGTATCCTTCAGCGGTGCGCCGAAACCCGAAGCGAAAAACTCGGTAAGCGGGTGCTTTTATACAAAAATAATACTGATTTTCACGGGCATAGTTACGGTTGTCACGATAACTACTTGATGGCACGCGAAGTTCCGTTTGAGACCCTCAAACAGGGCATTATGCCGTTTTTCATCACGCGCCAAATCTTTGCAGGGGCAGGAAAACTCGGTATTGAGACGGAAGCAGGACTCGCAACACCGGGACATTACCAACTCTCCCAGCGATCCGATTTCTTTCACGTGGAGGCGAGCGTGGATACGATGCACAATCGTCCGATTGTCAACACGCGAGATGAACCGCACGCGGATGCGTCTAAATACCGTAGGTTGCACGGCATCGCAGGTGATGCGAATATGTCGGAGTATGCAACGGCACTTAAGGTCGGTACGACTGCGCTCGTTATTACTTTGATTGAACAACGGAGGATTCCAGCGAGTCTAATACTCGTCAACCCGATTGATACCATTAAGACTGTATCGCATGACCAGACGTATCGGTGGATGGTGATGACGGAAGAGGGGAAAACGATGTCCGCCATTGACCATCAACGTGAGTACCTTGCACTCGCACAGAAATATCTCAGCGAAGATGTGGGATTTGAAACTGATTGGGTGCTCACCGAATGGGAGGATACTCTCAACGCGCTTGAGGCGGATCCGATGTCCCTCATTGACCGACTCGATTGGGTTGCGAAAAAATGGTTGCTTGAGACCTTTATTGAAGAAGAGGGGATTGCGTGGGATGACGTGTGGCTCCAAAGTTTGGATTTGGAATACCATAACGTTAACTTAGACGAAGGGCTATACTATGGGATTCCGATGCGGCGTGTTGTTACGGATGAACAGATTGATGCTGCACTTCACAACCCGCCTGCTGACACGCGGGCGTACTTCCGTGGGCGCGCTGTTGATCGATTCAGCAGCTCTATAAAAGCGATTCAATGGGATAGTATTACCTTCACTGTAAAAGGACGCACCCGCGAAGTTAATCTGAATGCCCTCGCGGATGCGGAAATTGCGCGTCAGTATAACGAGGCATTAGATCAATCGCCGACTGTTGAAACTCTTATTGAAAAATTGCGTCAGGAATAGTTACCAGTTGTCAGTACGCTGCGCTTTCGGTTTTCAGTTAAACACTTGTGTCAATTGCTTTTAGTGTTCCTGCTACAAGACACCTCTTAACTAAGTACTGATAACTGAGTACTGATAACTATTCCTCTGATAACTAATAACTACTAAAAAGGAGAAGCGGAATGGCAGCCAAAATAATTGCTCAGCTCGAACGCAAACAGAGAGACACAAAACCCATCGGCCCCGGCGATGGCGATGGCGATAATGAAGGACCAAAGCGGCAGAAAGTCAGTCGGCCCGATACGCAGGAATTGCTCAAACGCATGCGTCGGGTTGACAAAGACCAATCCCGACGCTACCGCCAAAGAACGGGGGAGTGATGAACGATAAGGGCAATTTCCTGAATCGAATGGGCGCGGAGCATAGAGAGTTTGCGCTAAAGGAAGTCATAAACCATAAGGGCGACTTCCTCAACCTCTTGAAACACGCAAACTATTCCTTGAAGATAGACTTGCCATCCGAAACCGCACAGCACGGTGCTGATATTGAGATAGCACATAGTACAACTGTTGTGGCTGTTCGTTACGCGGATGGTGTCATGATCGCAGGGGACCGGCGTGCGACTGCTGGGACCTCTGTCATCTATGACCGAGCGGAAAAGGTCTTGCAGATTGATAAGCATTCTGTGCTTGCTATTTCAGGTTCGCCCGCAATTGCTTATGAGATTGCCAGAGTATTGGAGCATTCTTTCCAATACTTTCGCCGCAGTCAACTTCAAGAGTTGAGCCTCGAAGGTAAACTCCGAATGCTATCCCGGCTCATTCGAGACAATCTACCGATGGCACTCCAAGGCATCGGGGGCGTTATCCCGATCTTTGCGTTGTATGACTTGGGTGCCGCCGATGAGGAGAATGGTGGAAAGATTTTCTTTTATGATGCACTCGGTGCACACTTTGAAAATGTCAATTTCGCCACAACCGGATCTGGCTCAATCTGGATCCGCGGTGTGTTACGTTACCTCTCTCGGTTCGGGGATACACCTTTGCAGGAGATGGATGAGCGGCAGGCAACTATCACGATTTTGCGGCTTTTAGACACAGCAAGTGAGTACGATGCAGCGACGAGCGGTTACAACGCCAGAGCACAAATTTTTCCAAATGTAAAGACTGTGACACGCATTGGCGTTGAGGATATTTCCACTGATGAATTGGAAGCATGTTACGCTGAGGCACAGCCTTAAATAGAGGTAAACCGTGAAGACTCATTTGACCTTCGGAATCCTGATTTTGTGTGCGCTGTTAGTTATCAACGTTGTCAATCTTGCCGCCGAAGAAAATTGGACGCGGAAGGCAGATATGCCGACACAGCGCTCCGGTTTTGATACGTGTGTTGTGAACGGAAAGATCTACGCCATAGGAGGCGGGATTGAGGGATTTGGGAACTTGTCCGTCTCAACGGTCGAGATGTATGACCCTGAAGCCGACACATGGGAACGAAAGGCAGATATGCCGACACCCCGCTCTAACGTATCTGTCTCGGTTGTAGATGAGAAAATCTATGCGATTGGCGGAACAGAACTGAAGAGATTTGAGATTGATGTCATTATTAACGGCGAGTTTAGAAAGGTTAAACAGTGGGAGCCTAAAGAACTTCCAACCGTGGAAATGTACGATCCAGTTACAGACACATGGACACAAAAAGCAGACATGCCAACACCCAGAGATACCGTTACATGTGTTGTGAATGGAAAGATATATGCTATCGGTGGACTAGCATTCGATAAAACACAGTGGCGTTTAGATACCGTGGAAGTTTACGATCCAGCAACTGATACATGGGCAAAAGCCAAAAGTATGAACCATGCTCGCGATGGTGCCGCAGTCAGTGTTGTAAATGGGAAGATTTACGTCATGGGTGGAACGGGCTGGCCCCAAATTCCAAATCAGCCAGGTCCCTTCCTTTCTAACATGGAAGTGTTTAATCCAAAAACGAATCAATGGCGTGACATACGGGAGATGTCTGAGCCAAAAGCAAGTCATTCAGCAAGTGTAATTGATGGAAAAATATACGTAATTGGCGGCGGTTTTTGGGGGAACGGACTCTATACACATCTTTCGACCATTGAAATTTACGACCCCAAAATGGATGGTTGGATATCGAGACCGGACATGCCTATGAGCAAATTGGGACACACCTCTGAGGTAATAAATGGAGAAATTTATATCTTTGGAGGGCATAGTGACGGTGAGGCAGATCCGAGTGCAACTGTCGAGGCTTACAGTGTAATGGAAGCTGCTCAATCTGTCAATGCAGCAGGAAAACTTCTGAAAACGTGGGCAACGATTAAAGTGACCCAATAACGGTTGTCAGTTGTCGGTTAAGAGGGAAACCTAAATCATCAAGTCTTTCTCTTAACCGATAACCGAAAGGTTTTTCGTAGAAAACCGTACCGATAACCGACAACTCTCTTGCGAGGCACATAATTAAGAAATGCGAGATGAACCGTATCGCTGGATAGAAGCGATCCAGGACCGACGAGATTACATCGAAGACCAACTCCGGGTTGGGAGTCCTGTCGTAGGGCTTACCTATAATGAAGGCATGGTGCTCCTCACTATCGGTAGAGGACAACGCAAAATTTTTGAGGTGCATGACCGAATTGCCCTCTCCGCAATCGGACACCCGGCTGATATTGAGCGTCTTCGGATGCTTGTTACGGATACTGCCAGCGTCCAAGGTTTTCAGAACGCCACCGAAGATGTAAATCTACACCGACTCACGAACTTTGTCTTGGCGCACACCTTCAAACAGGCGTTTGAGTCCATTGTCGGTGAAGCGTATATTATCAAAATGTTGCTTGCCGAACTCGGCAACACTTCTGAGAAAAACCGTTTTACTTGTATCAACTATGACGGAAATGTTCGGACAGACACGACCACCACTGTTATCGGTGGTACGGGAGCGATCGAAGAGGGAATGCAAAACTACCTCGCTACTGCGTCTACTGATACCGACAGGGATTTGACTACTGCGCTCCAATTGGGTTTAGAAACGTGGGCGGTCGGTAAAGAATTGAGTTCGCGGGAACCGGAAGATGCTGAATTGGAAAACACTCAGATAGATACCGAGCAGATGCATGAGATTGTTAATGCTGCACGGGAAGATGGCGAGATTGAGGCAGGCGTTTTGGAAACCACGCAACGTGGGACGAGCAAGTTTCGGCTGTTGGCTTCTGAGGAAATTGAAGCCGTGCTTCCGTAAGTCTTAAGGTTAGGCAAAAAACACCGTGCGATTGATCCTCTTATAACGGACGTAAATTGTGAACAAAAGAATTTTTGGAATTGAAACTGAATTTGGATGTATGACCGATGCCGAACGGGTTCGTGGCACCTCTGAAGGTGTCGCTGCACGTGTTCGCGACTATGTCTTTGATGTTCTGGAACTCGGTCTGCGTGACATTCACTACCGGGATTGGGGCGAACCGCCTGGTAACGGTGGATTCCTCTTCAATGGCGGTCGTCTCTACATTGATATGGGGCATCTTGAGTACGCTACGCCTGAATGTGCGACACTCTTTGACCTCATTGCTTATGATAAAGCCATTGAACGTATCATCAACGATATCCTCACGGATACTGGGTTGCCCACAGCTTTCTTCAAAAACAATATTGACCATTTTACTGGGGCGACCTTCGGATGTCATGAAAACTTTCAAGTCAGTCGAGATGTTCCTTTTTACCGCGTCGTCATCCCGACGCTCATGCCTTTCTTCGTTACTCGTCAGATTTACGCGGGCGCGGGCAGGGTTGGTGCTTATGATGAGATGATTGAATTCGGTGATTTTCAGGATGAGCTCGGTGAGCAGCAGCACTATCAAATTTCGCAACGTGCGGATCACATCGTTACTGAAATTTATGAGTGGATCCAATTCAGTCGAGCAATCATCAATACGCGTGACGAACCGCTCAGTGATTATACGAAATACCGTCGCCTCCATCTTCTCGTTGGGGATTCCAATATGTCAGAGTACGCAACAGCGTTGAAGGTGGGGACTACAGCACTCTTGCTCACTGCTATTGAGACGTTTCATGAGATGCATGGCGAAAAATTGCCGCTCCCCGGTTTTGAACTCGCCGACCCGGTCTACGCGATTCGGCACATTTCACGCGATAAGACCTTCAAGTGGCGCGTTGAACTAAAATCGGGAAAGACGATCTCCGCTATTGATTTGCAGCGGGAATATCTTAACTTCGTTCAAGCTATGATCATCGAACATGACGAGGAAACCGAGTGGGTGCTCTCAGCATGGGAAACTATCCTTGATGACCTTGAGGATGATTGGCAGAATGTCATTGATCGTGTTGATTGGGCTGCAAAAAAATGGTTGCTTGAAGCTTTCATTGCTGAAGAAGAACTTGATTGGGAAGATTCTTGGATTAAAAGCCAAGATTTAGAATATCATAATATCCATACTGAAAGTGGACTCTATTACGCGCTTCAGGAGCAAGGACAGATGCAACGGGTGGTTACGGATGAACACATTCAGCATGCTATTGACAATGCCCCGCAAGATACCCGTGCCAAAGTTCGGTCGTTCTTGATGCGTACCCTTACCCAAAACCGAATGCCATGCATCGTTGATTGGCATCAAATATATGCAGGACATACAGAATATTTTGAGATGAAAGAGCCTTTTGACACTAACATCGCGAAGGCGCAAAGATGGATGAAAAGGTTACGGAAACGCCCCTCGCGAACTTAAGGAGAAAAACCATGGCAGAAAACAGAAGCATACACACGGATTGCGAAGGGTTTTACCGCCGAGATTTTCTCAAGGCTGGTGCCCTCGGCTTATTTGGTCTCAGTCTCACAGATCTATTCCGACTTAAAGCGCACGCCGGAACTACATCTCGGGTGAAAGAAACCGCTACCTCTGTTATTCTTGTTTGGTTAGGCGGCGGTCCAAGCCATCTCGATATGTGGGATCTCAAACCGGATGCCCCTGAAGAGATTCGTGGGCTTTTCAAACCGATACCCACAAACGTCAGCGGTATTCAGATCAGCGAGCATCTTCCTCGACTCGCACAGCAGACCGATAAACTCTGCATCATCCGTTCAATGACTTCCCCAGAGGCAGCGCATGAGCGTGGAACACACTATATGATGACAGGCTATCAACCTTTACCCGGTTTTGCTGTCCCAGGATATGGTGCTGTTGTTTCCAAACTCAAAGAGCAGCGAAGTGCATTGCCACCCTATATCGCTGTGCCTGCCCCGGTTGCTTATGGTGGCGGTGGATTTTTAGGCGCGTCGCTTGCCCCTTTCTCACCCGGTGGAAATCCTGCGAGCAAGAACTTCAAAGTGCGCGATTTGGAGCCGCCTAAAGGGGTCTCATTTGAACGCGTCGAACGGCGACGTTCGTTGCGTGAGGCTGTTGATGCCGCCTTCAAGAAATATGAAGCAGGCAATCCAGCTGCCGAGGCAGTTGATGAGTTTTATACCTCTGCATACAACCTAATGAGTTCCACCGATGCGCGTGCTGCGTTTGACCTCAGCAACGAGTCAGACAAAACGCGCGATGCGTATCAACGCAACACCTTCGGACAAAGTTGTCTTCTCGCCAGAAGACTCGTTGAGGCGGGTGTTAACTTCGTTACTGTCAGTAACGGTGGATGGGACAACCACAACAACATCTTCTCATCATTGCCGGGTAAGCTCAACGCGTTTGACCGGACAATGGCTACTTTAATCGAGGACCTGAGCGACCGTGGATTGTTGGAAACGACGCTCGTTGTTGCAATGGGTGAATTTGGCAGGACTCCTGTCATTAACCGTAATGCTGGACGCGACCACCATTCCCGTGTCTTCTCGATGATGTTAGCTGGTGGTGGTGTCCAAGGTGGACAGGTCATCGGTGCCTCAGATCCGCTTGGCATGGAGCCGGCAGAAACGCCCGTGCGTCCCGAAGACTTGTCGGCAACACTCTACCGGTCCCTCGGTATTGATTATAACGAGCATCTGGAATCACCGGATGGGGTCCGGATCGTCCTTTCACGAGGTGGTAGACCTATTCGCGGAGTTCTTGCATAATCAGTTATCAGCCGTCAGCAGTCGGCTATCAGTGTTTTGGCAGGACGTTTCCTTACGAGAAGATGCTGAAAGCCGACTGCCATTAAGATGGTTATTTAGGGGGCTGGTTATGGGTGTAAAACTTCGTAACATCGCAAAACTGATAGCCGCGTCCTACGCTATCTTCGTGATCCCTCTTTGTTTCGCGGCAGAACCTTTATCCCCGATTTGGTCACTTGAATTTAGCCCGGATGGCAAGACCCTCGCTGTTGGAAAATATCAGTGGGTTGAACTCTGGGATCTGGAGACACAGCGCGTCATTTACACTTATGAACCGCATGTCGGTGAGGTGAGGAGTCTCGCGTTTTCTTCAGATGGTAAAACCCTCTATACGAGCAGCGGTTTGGCTTCCCGAAGCGGTGAGATACGCGTTTGGGATGTCATCTCTGAAGAACTGATAAACAGTTTTGAGCTTCACGGCGACACCATTGAATCCATCTCGCTCAGCCCAAGTGACACAACATTGCTTACTGCTAGCATGGATGAGTTTAGTGCTGTTATCGATTTAACGCCTCTTGAGAGTTTTGATTTTTCGATAGACGAGCAGGTCTCGAAATGGCTCACCCAACATGTTGGTAGAGTCCTCTGCACCTTATATCATCCAGCAGGAAACTACTTCGTCACTGGCAGTGAAGATAAAACGATAAAGGTCTGGAATCCGGAGACCTTTACCGTTTTGGTGAACTTCGATGCCAACGATGACGCGGTGTATAGTCTCGCGTATTCAGCTAGAGAAGGCGTGATAGTCTCTGGTTCCGCCGATAATACTGTTCGGACGTGGCGTGTTGTTCCAGTCGGGGATGACGATGAAATTGCTGTGGGACGGGACTCGTTAGAAATGACAGGGGCTTTGGTTCGTGAATACAATGGACATCAAGGTCCCGTCTATAGCGTTGATTCTGGACTTGTATCGCCGAGGCAAACGAATAATCGGGTAGCGATGATCGCGTCCGGCAGTGCGGATGCTTCGGTAATTATCTGGAATCTTCGGTCCGGCAACCGCTATGCGACCTTCG
The nucleotide sequence above comes from Candidatus Poribacteria bacterium. Encoded proteins:
- a CDS encoding AAA family ATPase codes for the protein MYDKKNRRNTGAGPDRNDLFIEDDEELEEELAPEEEETSSGYSLQLIHHIIAETAVDDRRRRWLLELRRSILSDEGEFQERIHAIQQEALRIHAEMEEQIEKLTAPANRIGTLLGLPKEDIARVIVGGSEYYANIDPELTSKNNKGADLKKGFSVLLNDAFVVVGELGYNDAGPIAKIADLLPDGRLRIGQEPNAQSVILERSADLADAKLKPGDEVRIDSNFRVAVEHLPATETDAYALEAVPNIPWSKVGGLDDTIQRIKDTIELPILHPKLFEQFQYNAPKGFLLHGPPGCGKTLIGKATAYNLTQRLQKESGEDVEGCFLHIKGPEILNMWLGESERKVREIFQIAREKKEDGKLAFVFIDEAESILGTRRALRSHSISNTLVPMFCAEMDGIESLQDVVIILATNRPDLIDPAILRPGRIDRKIKVTRPDADAAKDIFRIYFTPELPIASELLDRESEAAPVEGETPPEVIPAEKAVTDLIEQVVDEMFREDEDNRFLEVSLRSGRRDVLYRGHLCSGAIIESIVQRAKESALKRAIENPEKESGISRADLLNALAAEYQESEIFPPTEATEDWLKLLDYDPANVVKVTPIKAEKQERRRASGSRVI
- a CDS encoding proteasome accessory factor PafA2 family protein, coding for MERLFGIETEYGITLENEAHIDAVKQSIELIKSYRQEDFRPVWDYRGEDPFRDERGFRASSLSNHPDEKEEEERDRKRNTKERLSFAEIKSDHILVNGARLYNDHAHPEYSTPECSRLFDLVAHDKAGERILQRCAETRSEKLGKRVLLYKNNTDFHGHSYGCHDNYLMAREVPFETLKQGIMPFFITRQIFAGAGKLGIETEAGLATPGHYQLSQRSDFFHVEASVDTMHNRPIVNTRDEPHADASKYRRLHGIAGDANMSEYATALKVGTTALVITLIEQRRIPASLILVNPIDTIKTVSHDQTYRWMVMTEEGKTMSAIDHQREYLALAQKYLSEDVGFETDWVLTEWEDTLNALEADPMSLIDRLDWVAKKWLLETFIEEEGIAWDDVWLQSLDLEYHNVNLDEGLYYGIPMRRVVTDEQIDAALHNPPADTRAYFRGRAVDRFSSSIKAIQWDSITFTVKGRTREVNLNALADAEIARQYNEALDQSPTVETLIEKLRQE
- a CDS encoding ubiquitin-like protein UBact, encoding MAAKIIAQLERKQRDTKPIGPGDGDGDNEGPKRQKVSRPDTQELLKRMRRVDKDQSRRYRQRTGE
- a CDS encoding proteasome subunit alpha, encoding MNDKGNFLNRMGAEHREFALKEVINHKGDFLNLLKHANYSLKIDLPSETAQHGADIEIAHSTTVVAVRYADGVMIAGDRRATAGTSVIYDRAEKVLQIDKHSVLAISGSPAIAYEIARVLEHSFQYFRRSQLQELSLEGKLRMLSRLIRDNLPMALQGIGGVIPIFALYDLGAADEENGGKIFFYDALGAHFENVNFATTGSGSIWIRGVLRYLSRFGDTPLQEMDERQATITILRLLDTASEYDAATSGYNARAQIFPNVKTVTRIGVEDISTDELEACYAEAQP
- a CDS encoding proteasome accessory factor PafA2 family protein; protein product: MNKRIFGIETEFGCMTDAERVRGTSEGVAARVRDYVFDVLELGLRDIHYRDWGEPPGNGGFLFNGGRLYIDMGHLEYATPECATLFDLIAYDKAIERIINDILTDTGLPTAFFKNNIDHFTGATFGCHENFQVSRDVPFYRVVIPTLMPFFVTRQIYAGAGRVGAYDEMIEFGDFQDELGEQQHYQISQRADHIVTEIYEWIQFSRAIINTRDEPLSDYTKYRRLHLLVGDSNMSEYATALKVGTTALLLTAIETFHEMHGEKLPLPGFELADPVYAIRHISRDKTFKWRVELKSGKTISAIDLQREYLNFVQAMIIEHDEETEWVLSAWETILDDLEDDWQNVIDRVDWAAKKWLLEAFIAEEELDWEDSWIKSQDLEYHNIHTESGLYYALQEQGQMQRVVTDEHIQHAIDNAPQDTRAKVRSFLMRTLTQNRMPCIVDWHQIYAGHTEYFEMKEPFDTNIAKAQRWMKRLRKRPSRT
- a CDS encoding DUF1501 domain-containing protein, which translates into the protein MAENRSIHTDCEGFYRRDFLKAGALGLFGLSLTDLFRLKAHAGTTSRVKETATSVILVWLGGGPSHLDMWDLKPDAPEEIRGLFKPIPTNVSGIQISEHLPRLAQQTDKLCIIRSMTSPEAAHERGTHYMMTGYQPLPGFAVPGYGAVVSKLKEQRSALPPYIAVPAPVAYGGGGFLGASLAPFSPGGNPASKNFKVRDLEPPKGVSFERVERRRSLREAVDAAFKKYEAGNPAAEAVDEFYTSAYNLMSSTDARAAFDLSNESDKTRDAYQRNTFGQSCLLARRLVEAGVNFVTVSNGGWDNHNNIFSSLPGKLNAFDRTMATLIEDLSDRGLLETTLVVAMGEFGRTPVINRNAGRDHHSRVFSMMLAGGGVQGGQVIGASDPLGMEPAETPVRPEDLSATLYRSLGIDYNEHLESPDGVRIVLSRGGRPIRGVLA
- a CDS encoding WD40 repeat domain-containing protein, whose product is MGVKLRNIAKLIAASYAIFVIPLCFAAEPLSPIWSLEFSPDGKTLAVGKYQWVELWDLETQRVIYTYEPHVGEVRSLAFSSDGKTLYTSSGLASRSGEIRVWDVISEELINSFELHGDTIESISLSPSDTTLLTASMDEFSAVIDLTPLESFDFSIDEQVSKWLTQHVGRVLCTLYHPAGNYFVTGSEDKTIKVWNPETFTVLVNFDANDDAVYSLAYSAREGVIVSGSADNTVRTWRVVPVGDDDEIAVGRDSLEMTGALVREYNGHQGPVYSVDSGLVSPRQTNNRVAMIASGSADASVIIWNLRSGNRYATFDEPTDAVYAVRISPNGEFVAAGGRDGKVRLWNLRTRALTHEFTDSEE